A stretch of the Janthinobacterium sp. B9-8 genome encodes the following:
- a CDS encoding 2-isopropylmalate synthase — MKLDIERLIADFGGPSVLSEALNNLFPDDVISRAAIYKWRERGSIPLSATNKLAQLAAHQGKSFNIQYYFSATAPIPERNGMSDRLYIFDTTLRDGEQSPGASMTKEEKIRIARQLEKLGVDIIEAGFAAASPGDADAIKAIASIIEHSTVCSLARANEKDVRAAGEAIKPAKHGRIHTFIATSPIHMEHKLRMTPDQVVDAAVKAVKIALEYTDDVEFSAEDAVRSDMDFLIRIFDAVIQAGAKTINVPDTVGYSIPSVWAERMRELIARVPNSNKVIWSTHCHNDLGMAVANSLAAVQAGARQVECTINGLGERAGNASLEEVVMAVRTRKDLFNLETGIDPVQIVPTSKLVSTITGYPVQPNKAIVGANAFAHESGIHQDGMLKNRETYEIMSAESVGWSTNRLTLGKLSGRNAFKTKLHELGIDLSSEEALNAAFARFKELADRKREIFDEDLHALVSDEMVVIEQEHFKLTSLKVVSETGEMPSAHIVMSEDGTEKSAESSGSGPVDAVFKAIEIMANSGAELQLYSVNAITQGTDSQGEVTVRLEKSGRIVNGQGADTDIIAASAKAYISALNKLHNKETRINAQGPV, encoded by the coding sequence GTGAAATTAGACATTGAACGTCTAATCGCTGATTTTGGTGGACCAAGCGTATTAAGTGAGGCGCTCAATAATCTGTTTCCGGATGACGTCATCTCACGCGCTGCCATCTACAAATGGCGTGAACGCGGCAGTATTCCGCTCAGTGCAACCAACAAACTGGCACAACTGGCGGCTCATCAAGGCAAAAGCTTCAATATTCAGTATTACTTTTCAGCCACAGCACCCATACCTGAGAGAAATGGCATGAGCGATCGTTTGTATATTTTCGACACCACCTTGCGCGACGGCGAGCAGTCCCCCGGCGCTTCGATGACTAAAGAAGAGAAAATCCGTATCGCCCGCCAGCTAGAAAAACTCGGCGTAGACATTATCGAAGCAGGCTTTGCCGCTGCCAGCCCCGGCGACGCGGATGCCATCAAGGCCATTGCCAGCATTATCGAACACTCCACCGTCTGTTCTTTGGCACGCGCAAATGAAAAAGATGTGCGTGCCGCAGGTGAAGCCATCAAGCCCGCCAAACATGGACGGATCCATACTTTTATTGCGACCAGCCCGATTCATATGGAGCACAAATTGCGCATGACACCCGATCAGGTGGTCGATGCCGCAGTAAAGGCCGTCAAAATTGCTTTGGAATACACTGATGATGTGGAGTTCTCAGCCGAAGACGCCGTGCGCTCGGACATGGATTTCCTGATCCGTATTTTTGATGCCGTGATTCAGGCGGGAGCAAAAACCATCAATGTGCCAGATACCGTGGGCTACAGCATTCCATCGGTATGGGCTGAACGGATGCGTGAACTCATTGCACGTGTACCGAATTCCAATAAAGTAATCTGGTCGACTCACTGCCATAACGACTTGGGCATGGCAGTGGCTAATTCTTTGGCAGCGGTACAAGCCGGTGCGCGGCAGGTTGAATGCACCATCAATGGCCTTGGTGAGCGTGCGGGTAACGCAAGCTTAGAAGAAGTCGTGATGGCGGTGCGCACGCGTAAAGATCTGTTTAATTTGGAAACCGGCATTGATCCGGTGCAAATTGTACCGACCTCCAAACTGGTTTCAACCATTACTGGCTACCCAGTACAGCCCAATAAAGCGATTGTGGGTGCCAATGCCTTTGCTCACGAATCAGGCATCCATCAGGATGGCATGCTGAAAAACCGCGAAACCTATGAAATCATGAGTGCGGAATCGGTAGGCTGGAGCACCAACCGCCTGACTTTGGGCAAATTGTCTGGCCGCAATGCATTCAAAACCAAATTGCACGAGTTGGGCATCGATTTATCCAGCGAAGAAGCACTCAATGCCGCCTTTGCCCGCTTTAAAGAATTGGCCGATCGTAAACGCGAAATTTTTGATGAAGACTTGCATGCGCTGGTTTCAGACGAAATGGTCGTCATCGAGCAAGAGCACTTCAAGCTCACTTCCTTAAAAGTAGTTTCAGAAACAGGCGAAATGCCATCTGCACACATTGTGATGAGTGAAGACGGCACAGAAAAAAGCGCAGAATCGAGCGGCTCCGGCCCTGTGGATGCGGTATTCAAAGCCATCGAAATCATGGCCAATAGCGGTGCGGAATTACAGCTTTATTCGGTGAATGCGATTACCCAAGGTACAGATAGCCAAGGCGAAGTGACCGTGCGTTTAGAAAAATCCGGCCGCATCGTCAACGGCCAAGGCGCTGACACCGACATTATCGCCGCCAGCGCCAAAGCCTATATCTCGGCACTGAATAAACTGCACAACAAAGAAACGCGTATTAACGCGCAAGGCCCCGTTTAA
- the pilQ gene encoding type IV pilus secretin PilQ has translation MKILNVIMPAILCLASFASFAASSITAVDISNISADKQIIRLSFAGPAPVPTSFSVNTPPRVAFDFADTTNQAGKSSVQVNGAALRLISLAEGSGRTRVVLNMQKQAAYQTRTEGNDFYITVDGTSSAVMAQARNTHFAENKAPEASSKNKRDSIENIDFRRGKDGEGKVVIDLSSPNVGIDIRQQGKMLLVDFNKAALPKKLERRMDVSDFGTPIQKVDSYTQGETIKMIIEPKGNWEYSAYQTENRFIIEVREVSDERNKLAGIKPAFKGEKLSLNFQNVEIRTVLQVIAEFTGLNIITSDTVTGNLTLRLKDVPWDQALDMILQAKGLDQRKNGSVLWVAPREELASKEKQELESRKQIDELEPTRTEAFQLRYQKAEDLKKMLTDDKQQMLSKRGSIVIDARTNTLFVQDISSKLEQIRAVIGKIDVAVRQVQIEARIVEANDGFSRELGMKLGWGSRGHLGNTDLGLGNNLDNAGKGIGVIPSTTTGTPATTPVNNILTMGNNVNLPAIGSGVGAPGTFALIAANANWLLGLEISALAADNKGKIISSPRLVTADQVEASIESGEEIPYQESSQNGATTISFKKATLSLKVTPQITPDGNVIMKLNVTKDSRGTVTLGIPSINTKQINTTVLVENGGTVVIGGIYTQEAGSDITKVPLLGDIPYLGHLFKNTLEKDIRRELLIFISPKVIQSDLSLR, from the coding sequence ATGAAAATACTCAATGTCATCATGCCAGCCATCTTATGTTTGGCTAGTTTTGCCTCATTTGCGGCCAGTAGTATTACGGCTGTGGATATTAGTAATATCTCGGCAGATAAACAGATAATTCGCCTGAGTTTTGCAGGCCCGGCTCCGGTTCCTACCAGCTTTTCTGTTAATACGCCGCCACGCGTTGCTTTTGATTTTGCTGATACAACGAATCAGGCAGGTAAAAGCTCGGTGCAGGTCAATGGCGCTGCGCTTAGGCTGATTAGTCTGGCTGAAGGCTCCGGCCGTACTCGCGTTGTTTTGAATATGCAAAAGCAAGCGGCTTATCAAACCAGAACAGAAGGTAATGATTTTTATATTACCGTGGATGGCACCAGCAGTGCGGTGATGGCTCAAGCACGCAATACGCATTTTGCTGAGAATAAAGCGCCGGAAGCCAGCAGCAAAAACAAGCGCGATAGCATTGAAAACATCGACTTTCGCCGTGGTAAGGATGGCGAAGGCAAGGTGGTGATTGATCTCTCAAGCCCTAATGTAGGAATTGATATTCGCCAGCAGGGCAAAATGCTCTTGGTTGATTTTAATAAAGCGGCTTTGCCTAAAAAGCTAGAGCGCCGGATGGATGTCAGCGATTTTGGTACGCCAATTCAAAAGGTTGATTCATATACCCAGGGCGAAACAATCAAAATGATTATCGAGCCCAAAGGCAACTGGGAATACTCGGCTTATCAAACTGAAAATCGCTTTATTATTGAAGTGCGTGAAGTCAGTGACGAGCGTAATAAGCTAGCGGGAATTAAGCCTGCATTTAAAGGTGAGAAGCTCTCTCTGAATTTTCAGAACGTTGAAATTCGCACTGTTTTACAAGTGATTGCTGAATTTACCGGCCTGAATATCATTACCAGCGATACAGTGACCGGCAATTTAACCTTGCGCCTGAAAGACGTGCCTTGGGATCAGGCGCTGGATATGATTTTGCAAGCGAAGGGCTTGGATCAGCGCAAAAATGGCAGTGTGCTTTGGGTGGCCCCGCGTGAAGAGTTGGCCAGCAAGGAAAAGCAAGAGCTGGAATCCAGAAAGCAAATCGATGAGCTGGAGCCTACGCGTACTGAAGCGTTTCAATTACGCTATCAAAAGGCTGAAGACTTAAAGAAAATGCTGACCGATGATAAGCAGCAGATGCTATCTAAACGCGGCAGCATTGTGATTGATGCCCGAACCAATACTCTGTTTGTGCAGGATATCTCCAGCAAATTAGAGCAAATTCGCGCTGTGATCGGCAAGATCGATGTGGCTGTTCGACAAGTACAAATTGAAGCACGTATTGTTGAAGCCAATGATGGTTTTAGTCGTGAGCTGGGTATGAAGTTGGGTTGGGGTTCTAGAGGTCATTTAGGCAATACTGATTTAGGCTTGGGCAATAATTTGGATAATGCAGGTAAAGGCATTGGCGTTATTCCAAGCACTACGACAGGAACACCAGCAACAACGCCCGTGAATAATATTCTAACGATGGGCAATAATGTGAACTTGCCAGCGATTGGCTCTGGTGTGGGTGCGCCAGGCACGTTTGCTTTAATTGCGGCTAATGCTAATTGGTTGCTGGGTTTGGAAATCAGTGCTCTGGCTGCGGACAATAAAGGTAAGATTATCTCTAGCCCGCGTCTAGTTACGGCTGATCAAGTAGAAGCTTCTATTGAAAGCGGGGAAGAGATTCCTTACCAGGAAAGCTCGCAAAATGGTGCAACAACCATTTCTTTCAAGAAAGCGACCCTGTCATTAAAGGTAACACCGCAAATCACGCCTGATGGCAATGTCATCATGAAGCTGAATGTGACTAAAGATAGCCGAGGCACGGTCACTCTGGGTATTCCATCGATCAACACCAAGCAGATTAATACAACTGTTTTGGTTGAAAATGGCGGTACGGTAGTGATTGGTGGTATTTATACTCAAGAAGCGGGCTCAGATATTACTAAAGTACCTTTGCTTGGCGATATTCCTTATCTGGGACATCTGTTTAAAAACACTTTAGAAAAAGATATCCGTCGTGAGCTGTTGATTTTTATTTCACCTAAAGTTATTCAATCTGACTTGTCACTACGCTAA
- a CDS encoding pilus assembly protein PilP, producing MKIRPGSIKLTLLISIATLSLTACFGEENSDLKNWMKESSEGLRGKVEALPEAKPYVSFEYKAFDLSDPFRAAKMELAKKGSGGGLAPNTNRAKEILENYDLEKLRMVGTLTQGKTMNGLIHAPDGNLYRVKIGSYMGQNFGMVTAVTDTEVQLKEIVEDSGGDWVERTTSLSLDEAEQKK from the coding sequence ATGAAAATCCGGCCTGGTTCAATCAAGCTAACTCTGCTTATTAGTATTGCTACATTATCCTTAACGGCTTGTTTCGGTGAGGAAAATAGCGATTTAAAAAATTGGATGAAAGAAAGTAGCGAAGGCTTGCGCGGTAAAGTTGAAGCATTGCCCGAAGCGAAGCCCTATGTTTCTTTTGAATATAAAGCCTTTGATTTAAGCGATCCATTTCGCGCCGCTAAAATGGAATTAGCTAAAAAAGGTTCGGGAGGCGGGCTTGCCCCGAATACCAACCGTGCTAAAGAAATTTTGGAAAATTATGATTTAGAAAAGCTGCGAATGGTGGGAACACTCACTCAGGGCAAAACGATGAATGGCTTGATCCATGCACCTGATGGCAATTTATATCGGGTAAAGATTGGTAGTTATATGGGACAAAACTTTGGCATGGTGACTGCGGTGACGGATACCGAAGTTCAATTAAAAGAAATTGTTGAGGATAGCGGAGGCGATTGGGTGGAGCGCACTACCAGTTTATCCCTTGATGAAGCGGAGCAAAAAAAATGA
- a CDS encoding type 4a pilus biogenesis protein PilO, with protein sequence MTLDELRNLDPKDVGNWPMPAQIGLIALVFFLLTFGGYFYVWGSQMEELDAGRAKEEQLKQDFIEKKSKAVNLEAYRQQLQEIQQSFGALLRQLPNKSEMESLLTEINQAGVGRGLFFELFKPGTEVKTSEFAELPIDIRISGSYHDLAAFVSDVAQLSRIVTLSNLQLATTKDPDVLSMQAVAKTYRSLDEAELQAMHQAALDAKKKQK encoded by the coding sequence ATGACACTCGACGAACTTCGTAATTTAGATCCTAAAGATGTGGGCAATTGGCCCATGCCTGCCCAGATTGGCTTAATTGCTTTGGTGTTTTTCCTGCTGACGTTTGGTGGCTACTTTTATGTTTGGGGCAGCCAGATGGAAGAGCTTGATGCCGGGCGCGCTAAAGAAGAGCAGCTAAAGCAAGATTTTATCGAGAAGAAAAGTAAGGCCGTTAATTTAGAGGCCTATCGCCAGCAATTGCAAGAAATCCAACAGTCTTTTGGTGCTTTGCTACGGCAATTACCGAATAAATCTGAAATGGAATCCTTGCTTACCGAGATTAATCAGGCAGGTGTTGGCCGGGGCTTGTTTTTTGAGCTATTTAAGCCCGGTACAGAAGTTAAAACATCTGAATTTGCTGAGCTACCGATTGATATTCGCATCTCTGGCAGCTATCACGATTTAGCTGCCTTTGTGAGCGATGTGGCTCAACTCTCCCGTATTGTTACTTTGAGTAATCTTCAGCTAGCCACAACTAAAGATCCTGACGTACTTTCTATGCAGGCGGTTGCTAAAACGTATCGCTCGCTTGATGAGGCTGAATTACAAGCTATGCATCAAGCTGCTCTCGACGCTAAGAAGAAACAGAAATGA
- a CDS encoding shikimate kinase yields the protein MKLPGNFFLVGMMGAGKTTVGRALAKVSGKVFYDTDHEIESRTGAKIPIIFEVEGEAGFRRREVAMIKELSAQKNIVLATGGGAVLNPANRAILRREGFVIYLRASVDELYLRTCHDKNRPLLQTENPKQRLQEFYEIRDPLYCEVADLVIDTSRQTVHSLLQLLMKELELHAD from the coding sequence ATGAAACTGCCAGGCAATTTTTTTCTGGTCGGCATGATGGGTGCCGGCAAAACCACCGTGGGACGAGCGCTTGCTAAAGTCAGCGGTAAGGTTTTCTATGATACGGATCACGAGATCGAATCACGCACTGGCGCGAAGATTCCTATCATCTTTGAAGTAGAAGGTGAGGCAGGGTTTCGTCGCCGTGAAGTGGCTATGATTAAAGAGCTTTCCGCGCAAAAGAATATCGTGCTGGCAACAGGTGGCGGGGCAGTGTTAAATCCTGCTAATCGCGCGATATTACGACGTGAAGGCTTTGTGATTTATCTGCGCGCCAGCGTGGATGAGCTGTATTTACGTACCTGCCATGATAAAAATCGCCCGCTATTGCAAACCGAAAATCCTAAGCAGCGATTGCAGGAATTCTACGAGATTCGCGATCCTCTTTATTGCGAAGTGGCCGATTTGGTCATCGATACTAGTCGGCAGACAGTTCATTCGCTGTTGCAACTATTAATGAAAGAGCTAGAGTTGCACGCGGATTAA
- a CDS encoding pilus assembly protein PilM, whose amino-acid sequence MNLDFLKPKAPALIGVDISSSSVKMVELSLSGTTYSLDRYVIELLPKDAVTDGNIANMDVVVEAVRRAWRQMGSKIKNVSIALPAAAVITKKILVPSGLTERELEMQVETEANQYIPFSLDEVNLDFQVLGVSPIAPDEEEVLIAAAKKEKVDERVAAIEAAGLRAVVLDVESYATQAAFELMQPQLPNNGENQIVAVVDIGATAMHMNIFKDGQSIYSRDQAYAGNQLTQEIQRKFNMSSDEAEQAKKHGGLPENYEPEVLQPFIDTLALEISRSLQFFYTSSNYNAVDHILLAGGCSAIYGLDDAVSSRTNVSSAMRANPFQGMATGKVRGKQVQLDAPSLLIACGLAMRRFDPS is encoded by the coding sequence TTGAATCTCGATTTCCTCAAGCCCAAAGCACCTGCGCTGATTGGGGTTGATATTAGCTCTTCGTCCGTAAAAATGGTCGAGCTGAGCCTATCAGGAACCACCTACAGCCTTGATCGCTATGTGATTGAGCTCTTGCCAAAAGATGCCGTAACCGACGGTAATATCGCCAATATGGATGTGGTGGTGGAGGCTGTGCGACGTGCATGGCGGCAAATGGGCTCCAAAATCAAGAATGTATCGATTGCTCTGCCTGCGGCAGCCGTGATTACCAAAAAGATTCTGGTGCCATCCGGTCTGACCGAGCGCGAGCTTGAGATGCAGGTTGAAACCGAAGCTAATCAGTACATTCCCTTTTCGCTTGATGAAGTGAATCTCGATTTTCAGGTGCTGGGTGTATCTCCTATCGCGCCTGATGAAGAAGAAGTACTGATTGCAGCGGCCAAAAAAGAGAAGGTTGATGAGCGGGTTGCTGCAATCGAAGCGGCCGGTTTACGTGCTGTAGTACTCGATGTGGAGTCCTATGCCACGCAAGCTGCGTTTGAGCTGATGCAGCCACAATTGCCCAATAATGGTGAGAACCAGATTGTGGCCGTGGTGGACATTGGTGCAACAGCCATGCATATGAACATCTTTAAAGATGGCCAATCAATTTATAGCCGCGATCAGGCGTATGCGGGCAATCAGCTTACGCAGGAAATTCAGCGCAAATTCAACATGTCGAGTGATGAAGCTGAGCAGGCTAAAAAGCACGGTGGCCTGCCGGAAAACTATGAGCCGGAAGTCTTGCAGCCTTTTATTGATACGCTGGCTTTAGAAATCTCGCGCTCTTTGCAGTTTTTCTATACATCAAGTAACTACAATGCCGTCGACCATATTTTGCTTGCTGGTGGTTGCAGTGCTATTTATGGTTTGGATGATGCTGTTTCCAGCCGCACCAATGTGAGTAGTGCAATGCGCGCTAATCCATTCCAAGGAATGGCTACCGGCAAAGTACGTGGCAAGCAGGTACAGCTTGATGCGCCTTCTCTTTTAATTGCCTGCGGATTGGCGATGCGGAGGTTTGACCCCTCATGA
- a CDS encoding PilN domain-containing protein, which produces MIRINLLPHREQKRAARQSRYFVLLGMTCLAAIAVIVMGYLFYSARIETQNERNQFLTDENIKLDREISEIEKLKAEKQSLLDRKKIVERLQSGRSETVLAMDQLVRQTPEGVYLKEAKALNDQLTLIGYAQSNARVSTLMRNLNDSEIFEQPVLIEVKAAQVGNQKLSEFMLNVKVTRASEDAANASGPAKRKQQGG; this is translated from the coding sequence ATGATTCGGATTAACCTGCTCCCCCACCGCGAGCAAAAACGTGCTGCGCGCCAGAGTCGCTACTTTGTTTTACTGGGTATGACATGCTTGGCTGCCATCGCCGTGATTGTTATGGGCTATCTTTTCTATAGTGCGCGTATCGAAACACAAAATGAGCGCAATCAATTTTTAACTGATGAAAATATCAAATTAGATCGCGAGATTTCTGAAATTGAGAAATTAAAAGCAGAAAAACAGTCTTTATTAGATCGTAAAAAAATTGTTGAACGCTTGCAGTCAGGTCGCTCAGAAACCGTACTCGCCATGGATCAGCTGGTGCGGCAAACCCCAGAAGGGGTTTATTTGAAAGAGGCCAAAGCGCTGAATGATCAGCTTACCTTAATTGGTTATGCACAATCTAATGCACGCGTTTCTACTTTGATGCGTAATTTGAATGATTCAGAAATCTTTGAGCAGCCAGTATTAATTGAGGTAAAGGCGGCTCAGGTGGGCAATCAAAAACTATCAGAATTTATGCTGAACGTTAAAGTGACTCGAGCTTCAGAAGACGCGGCCAATGCATCAGGGCCAGCAAAACGTAAACAGCAGGGTGGCTAA
- the aroB gene encoding 3-dehydroquinate synthase: MQTVKLDLAHAPYDIHIARDLLTQVELIKPLLLQPRVVIVSNTTVAPLYLKSLQDALEAADIQCHSIILPDGEVYKTSETLNQIFDALLTERCERKTTLIALGGGVIGDMTGFAAAVYQRGVPFIQIPTTLLAQVDSSVGGKTGINHPLGKNMIGAFYQPKLVLADLATLDTLPLRELSAGMAEVIKYGLIDDLAFFEWLEANIERLMARETEALAYAVERCCQNKARIVAGDEKEQGQRALLNLGHTFGHAIESGLGYGAWLHGEAVAAGMMLAAYASRELDQISDDDIARIESLLQKAGLPVKAPVLGNDRYLDLMAHDKKVDAGKIKFVLMRCLGESYMGELSSETIIAALDAGCSPV; encoded by the coding sequence ATGCAGACCGTTAAACTAGACCTTGCCCACGCCCCTTACGATATCCATATTGCCCGTGATTTACTGACCCAGGTTGAGCTGATTAAGCCTTTATTGCTTCAGCCTCGGGTGGTGATTGTCAGTAATACAACGGTCGCTCCGCTCTATTTAAAATCACTGCAAGATGCTTTAGAAGCCGCAGATATTCAATGCCACAGCATTATCTTGCCTGATGGCGAAGTATATAAAACCTCTGAAACACTCAACCAAATCTTTGATGCACTGCTTACCGAGCGCTGTGAGCGTAAAACCACGCTGATTGCCTTGGGCGGTGGTGTGATTGGCGATATGACCGGTTTTGCCGCTGCGGTATATCAGCGTGGTGTACCATTTATTCAGATCCCAACGACTTTACTGGCGCAAGTTGATTCATCGGTCGGTGGTAAAACGGGGATTAATCATCCCCTAGGCAAAAATATGATTGGCGCGTTTTATCAGCCTAAGTTAGTTTTGGCTGATCTGGCGACGCTGGATACCCTGCCCTTGCGTGAGTTATCCGCAGGCATGGCTGAGGTGATCAAATATGGTTTGATTGATGATCTGGCTTTCTTTGAATGGCTGGAAGCAAATATCGAGCGCCTGATGGCACGTGAAACCGAAGCGCTTGCCTATGCCGTTGAGCGTTGTTGCCAAAACAAAGCGAGGATTGTGGCCGGGGATGAAAAAGAGCAGGGCCAGCGTGCGCTATTAAATCTAGGCCACACCTTTGGCCATGCGATTGAATCGGGCCTTGGCTATGGTGCTTGGCTGCATGGCGAGGCGGTCGCTGCGGGGATGATGCTGGCGGCCTATGCATCGCGCGAGCTGGATCAGATCAGTGATGACGATATTGCCCGGATTGAATCTCTGCTCCAAAAAGCAGGCCTGCCGGTTAAAGCACCAGTCTTGGGCAATGATCGCTATTTAGACTTAATGGCACACGATAAAAAAGTAGACGCGGGCAAAATAAAATTTGTGCTGATGCGCTGCCTTGGCGAGTCTTATATGGGCGAGCTGAGTAGCGAAACGATTATTGCAGCTTTGGACGCAGGCTGTAGCCCTGTGTGA
- a CDS encoding YihY family inner membrane protein yields the protein MTLRPLFNLGVLQRLFGFCRFVGRRLLADRCLETAGSLTYTTLLALIPLLTIALSLFSAFPMFGDYSSKFKIFLLTNLVPDASGKVISVYMRQFSDNAERLTAMGMIGLLVTALLLIFTIEKTFNEVWGIKRPRKLLQRTIIYWAALTLGPLIIGISISLTSWLYAQTGLHSDASLLNLMLLKLGPMLLMLGSLTLLYLAVPNCYVPRSHALISALVVAAALELMKRGFGLYIQQFGTFKLIYGAFASFPIFLMWLYVSWVIILGGAVLSACLSYWHASAWRWEGNQGTRLEQAIRLLLVLAEAHSRGEILHIDKLRRKTQLGLDTSYSLLEEMALKNWVESTRDGEWILAVDLQRITLRDVFETMVTPLSARLEAGLSTIHEELKGVLEMTLAEYAEKKAETILS from the coding sequence GTGACTCTTAGACCTCTATTTAACCTCGGTGTTTTGCAACGTCTGTTTGGCTTTTGCCGTTTTGTGGGCCGCAGGCTACTGGCAGATCGCTGCTTGGAAACGGCTGGCAGCCTGACGTACACCACGCTGCTGGCACTGATCCCCCTATTGACGATTGCGCTCTCGCTATTTTCTGCCTTCCCCATGTTTGGCGACTACAGCAGCAAATTTAAGATTTTCTTGCTGACTAATTTAGTGCCAGATGCATCGGGCAAAGTCATTAGCGTATATATGCGGCAATTTTCAGACAATGCGGAGCGCCTAACCGCGATGGGGATGATTGGGCTCTTGGTGACAGCGCTGCTGCTGATTTTTACGATTGAAAAAACATTTAACGAAGTATGGGGAATCAAACGCCCCAGAAAACTCCTGCAAAGAACGATTATTTATTGGGCGGCGCTCACCCTAGGCCCGCTGATTATCGGCATCAGTATTTCGCTCACCTCTTGGCTCTACGCCCAAACGGGCTTACATAGCGATGCCAGCCTGCTCAACCTGATGCTGCTCAAGCTTGGCCCCATGCTCTTGATGCTGGGCTCGCTCACCCTGCTTTATCTGGCCGTCCCCAATTGCTATGTACCGCGCAGCCACGCCCTGATCTCTGCCCTTGTTGTGGCTGCCGCTTTAGAGCTGATGAAACGTGGATTTGGCCTGTATATCCAGCAATTTGGTACGTTTAAGCTGATTTACGGCGCATTCGCCAGCTTCCCCATCTTTTTGATGTGGCTATATGTAAGCTGGGTGATTATTTTAGGCGGAGCGGTACTTTCTGCCTGCCTTTCCTACTGGCATGCCTCGGCGTGGCGCTGGGAAGGCAATCAAGGCACCCGCCTTGAACAAGCCATTCGCCTGCTACTGGTTCTAGCCGAAGCACATAGCCGGGGCGAAATACTGCATATCGATAAACTTCGACGTAAAACACAGCTAGGCTTAGACACCAGCTACTCTTTACTCGAAGAAATGGCGCTAAAAAACTGGGTGGAATCAACTCGCGATGGCGAATGGATATTAGCGGTAGACCTGCAACGCATCACATTGCGTGATGTATTTGAAACCATGGTCACGCCCCTCTCCGCCAGACTGGAAGCAGGCTTAAGTACCATCCATGAAGAGCTAAAAGGTGTATTAGAAATGACGCTGGCGGAATATGCGGAGAAAAAAGCAGAAACAATATTGTCTTGA
- the wrbA gene encoding NAD(P)H:quinone oxidoreductase: MPEILVLYYSTHGATRQMAQLIARGIESEGATARLRTVPRISTVCEAIEASVPDAGAPYAELADLQECIAVALGSPTRFGNMAAPMKYFWDGTVGDWLKGSLIGKPACVFTSTGSMHGGNESTLLTMMLPLLHHGMLIVGTPYSETMLSTTASGGTPYGPSHVAGSESNQPLSAEEKQLCIAQGKRLANIALKLAAAE; encoded by the coding sequence ATGCCAGAGATCCTTGTTCTTTATTACAGCACACATGGTGCTACACGCCAGATGGCGCAGCTGATTGCCCGGGGTATTGAATCGGAGGGCGCGACTGCCCGCTTGCGCACCGTGCCGCGTATTTCCACGGTTTGCGAGGCGATCGAAGCCAGTGTGCCAGATGCTGGAGCGCCTTATGCGGAGCTTGCGGACTTGCAAGAATGTATTGCCGTGGCGCTGGGTAGCCCCACTCGTTTTGGTAATATGGCCGCGCCCATGAAGTATTTCTGGGATGGCACGGTAGGTGATTGGTTGAAAGGCTCTTTAATCGGCAAGCCAGCTTGTGTGTTTACCAGTACGGGTTCAATGCACGGCGGCAATGAATCTACCTTGCTGACCATGATGTTGCCGCTGCTTCACCATGGCATGTTGATTGTAGGTACGCCATATTCTGAAACCATGCTGAGTACCACTGCCAGTGGCGGCACGCCCTATGGCCCTAGTCATGTGGCGGGTAGCGAATCTAATCAACCTTTGTCTGCGGAAGAAAAACAGCTGTGCATCGCGCAGGGTAAACGGCTGGCAAATATTGCATTAAAACTGGCGGCAGCAGAATGA
- a CDS encoding DUF2069 domain-containing protein translates to MKDQRLITLSHWLSVASLVALIALCISWELWLAPMKEGGSWLALKAVLLLPMLMGVLKGRRYTYQWGSMYILIWFVEGVMRAWGDQGLSQILAGVEVALATLCFAGFVAFAWLTRPSLGNATA, encoded by the coding sequence ATGAAAGATCAGCGTTTAATTACCTTATCGCACTGGCTATCTGTGGCGAGCTTAGTGGCGCTGATTGCGCTGTGTATCTCTTGGGAGCTGTGGCTGGCTCCCATGAAAGAGGGAGGTTCCTGGCTGGCATTAAAGGCGGTGCTTTTATTGCCGATGTTGATGGGGGTTTTGAAAGGCCGTCGTTATACCTATCAATGGGGATCGATGTATATCCTGATCTGGTTTGTAGAAGGCGTGATGCGGGCTTGGGGAGATCAGGGTTTGTCGCAAATCTTGGCAGGAGTAGAAGTCGCTTTGGCTACTTTGTGTTTTGCTGGCTTTGTTGCCTTTGCGTGGCTAACGCGCCCTTCATTGGGCAATGCCACGGCATAA